A DNA window from Solanum lycopersicum chromosome 3, SLM_r2.1 contains the following coding sequences:
- the LOC101262199 gene encoding pentatricopeptide repeat-containing protein At1g74850, chloroplastic, producing the protein MSLSYNTFSQVLTPVPPSHRYLFPAKIPNYYKLPGLHRRLLLTVAVRAKPKDLILGNPTVTVEKGKYSYDVETLINKLSSLPPRGSIARCLDTFKNKLSLTDFSLVFKEFAARGDWQRSLRLFKYMQRQIWCKPNEHIYTLMIGILGREGLLDKAFEIFDEMSTHNVARTVFSYTAIINSYGRNGQYETSLQLLEKMKQENIVPSILTYNTVINSCARGGYEWEGLLGLFAEMRHEGIQPDLVTYNTLLSACSSRELEDEAEMVFRTMNEAGVLPDVTTYSYLVETFGKLGKLEKVSELLMEMEAGGTSPEVTSYNVLLEAYAHLGSMKEAMDVFRQMQAAGCVANAETYSILLNLYGKNGRYDQVRELFLEMKTSNTEPDADTYNILIQVFGEGGYFKEVVTLFHDMVEEKVEPNMETYEGLIYACGKGGLHEDAKRILLHMNGQGLVPSSKVYTAVIEAYGQAALYEEAVVAFNTMNEVGSRPVVETFNSLIHTFAKGGLYKESEAIWFRMGEVGVPRNRDSFNGMIEGYRQGGQFEEAIKAYVEMEKARCDPDERTLEAVLSVYCFAGLVDESEEQFQEIKSLGIQPSIICCCMMLAIYAKSERWDMARELLNDVMTNKTSDMHQIIGRMIHGDFDDENNWQMVEYVFDKLKSEGCGLSMRFYNTLIEALWWLGQKERAARVLNEATKRGLFPELFRRNKLVWSVDVHRMWPGGACTAISIWLNDMEELFHKGEELPQLASIVVVRGQTEKSSVTRDLPVAKAAYSFLKDTISSSFSFPGWNKGRIVCQKTQLKRTFSSAEPSVEASKGDRLIPLSNSLISLLGTQTSMSVAKRSESVNADSERSTRPDPELMTSSV; encoded by the exons ATGTCCCTTTCATACAATACTTTCTCCCAAGTCCTGACTCCAGTTCCTCCCTCTCATCGTTACCTATTTCCGGCCAAAATCCCAAATTACTACAAGCTACCCGGATTGCACCGACGGCTTCTGCTAACTGTGGCCGTTAGAGCCAAGCCGAAAGATCTTATCTTAGGCAACCCAACGGTTACAGTTGAGAAAGGAAAGTACAGCTATGACGTTGAAACCCTAATCAACAAGCTTTCAAGCCTTCCGCCACGTGGTAGTATTGCCCGGTGCTTAGATACTTTCAAAAACAAGCTTTCTCTGACTGACTTTTCACTAGTGTTCAAGGAATTTGCTGCCCGTGGGGACTGGCAGCGTTCCCTTCGCCTCTTCAAGTATATGCAACGGCAGATATGGTGTAAGCCTAATGAGCATATTTATACCCTCATGATTGGAATTTTAGGCCGTGAAGGCCTTCTTGATAAAGCCTTTGAGATATTCGACGAAATGTCTACTCATAATGTGGCACGAACGGTATTCTCTTACACTGCTATTATTAATTCTTATGGCCGCAATGGGCAATACGAAACTTCTCTTCAACTCcttgaaaaaatgaaacaagaaaatatagttCCTAGTATTTTGACTTATAATACTGTTATTAACTCTTGTGCTCGAGGTGGATATGAATGGGAGGGTTTATTAGGTCTGTTTGCTGAAATGCGACACGAGGGTATTCAACCGGATTTAGTTACGTACAATACTTTGCTTAGTGCTTGTTCAAGTAGAGAATTAGAAGATGAGGCAGAGATGGTTTTTAGGACAATGAATGAGGCTGGGGTTTTGCCTGATGTAACTACTTACAGTTATTTGGTGGAGACTTTTGGGAAACTGGGGAAATTGGAAAAGGTCTCGGAATTGCTCATGGAAATGGAGGCTGGAGGTACGTCGCCCGAGGTTACCTCGTATAATGTCTTATTGGAGGCTTATGCGCATTTGGGGTCTATGAAAGAGGCTATGGATGTGTTTAGGCAAATGCAGGCAGCTGGATGTGTGGCTAATGCAGAGACTTATAGTATTCTGTTGAATTTATATGGGAAAAATGGGAGATATGATCAGGTTAGGGAGCTTTTCCTTGAGATGAAAACGAGTAATACAGAGCCAGATGCGGATACATACAATATTCTCATCCAGGTATTTGGTGAAGGTGGTTACTTTAAGGAGGTGGTAACATTGTTCCATGACATGGTTGAAGAGAAGGTAGAACCAAATATGGAGACTTATGAAGGGTTGATATATGCCTGTGGAAAGGGAGGGCTTCACGAAGATGCAAAGAGGATTCTGCTACATATGAATGGACAAGGCCTGGTGCCTAGCTCTAAAGTTTATACTGCTGTAATTGAAGCTTATGGGCAGGCGGCGCTGTATGAGGAAGCAGTTGTCGCCTTTAATACGATGAATGAGGTAGGAAGCAGGCCAGTGGTGGAGACTTTCAATTCTCTGATCCATACATTTGCTAAAGGGGGACTTTACAAAGAATCTGAAGCAATATGGTTTAGAATGGGTGAGGTTGGAGTTCCCCGGAATAGGGACTCTTTTAATGGTATGATTGAAGGTTATAGACAGGGAGGTCAGTTCGAAGAAGCTATAAAAGCTTATGTTGAGATGGAAAAGGCAAGATGTGATCCAGATGAGCGGACGCTTGAGGCAGTTTTGAGTGTTTATTGCTTTGCAGGCCTAGTTGACGAAAGTGAAGAGCAGTTTCAGGAAATTAAATCACTGGGCATTCAGCCTAGCATCATTTGCTGCTGTATGATGCTGGCAATTTACGCAAAAAGTGAGAG GTGGGATATGGCCCGTGAGTTATTGAATGACGTGATGACAAACAAGACTTCTGATATGCACCAAATTATTGGCCGAATGATTCACGGagattttgatgatgaaaataattggCAGATGGTTGAATATGTCTTTGATAAACTCAAGTCAGAAGGATGTGGTTTGAGCATGAGGTTCTACAACACTCTTATAGAAGCACTTTGGTGGTTAGGCCAAAAAGAAAGGGCTGCAAGAGTGCTGAATGAAGCAACAAAAAGGGGGCTATTCCCTGAATTGTTTCGAAGAAACAAACTTGTGTGGTCTGTGGATGTTCATAG GATGTGGCCTGGTGGTGCATGCACTGCAATATCTATCTGGCTCAACGATATGGAAGAGTTGTTTCATAAAGGCGAGGAGCTTCCCCAACTGGCTTCTATTGTAGTCGT ACGAGGTCAGACAGAGAAGAGTTCAGTAACTAGGGATTTGCCAGTTGCTAAGGCTGCATATTCTTTTCTAAAGGACACTATTTCATCATCATTTAGTTTTCCTGGATGGAATAAGGGGCGGATAGTCTGTCAAAAGACTCAGCTCAAACGTACTTTTTCTAGTGCCGAACCATCCGTAGAAGCTTCAAAAGGTGACAGACTAATTCCTTTAAGTAATTCTCTCATTTCTCTTTTGGGAACACAAACATCCATGAGTGTTGCAAAAAGATCAGAAAGTGTGAATGCTGACAGCGAGAGAAGCACCAGACCAGATCCAGAACTCATGACGAGCAGTGTTTGA